CCACGTCCGTGCGCTCTGCCTTGAACTCGGTCGAGCCGTTCTCCAGGCGCGAGAGCTTGAGCATCGCGTCGATGAGGCGAGAAAGACGTCGGACCTCCGAGGCCACGACCTCGAAGTGCTCGTCGTCGGCGGGAAGGACCCCGTCCTGCATGGCCTCGACGGTAGCCTGCATGGCCATGAGGGGCGTGCGCAGCTCGTGGGCCACGTCCCCGGTGAGGCGGTGCTCGAGCTTGAGGTCGCGCTCGATCGTGGAGGCCATGTCGTCGAAAGTCTCGCCAAGCTGCCCGACCTCGTCTGTGCCGCCCACGCCCGTGCGAGCCGTAAGGTCGCCGTTTCTGAGCTGCTTGGCCGTGGAGGTGATGCGCTGGATCGGCTTGGCCACCGTGCGGGACACGAAGTAGCCGATCACGCAGGCGAGCACGGTCGCGATGCCCGCCGCCGTGGCGATGGCGCCGTAGGAGTTGGAGCGGAAGGATGCGTCGCTCTTAGTGAGAAGAGCCTCGGAGCCGGAGGCCCACAGGCGCACTGTCCCTACCACGGTCCCGTCCGCGTCGGTGACGGGCGAGCTGACCAGCGCCTCGGATGCGGCGGGCGCGCCGGCGGAGACGCCGGTCACCTCGGTGTGGCTCGCTGATCCAGAGGCGGCGCTCGGACGCGCCCAGGTGTCGTCGTACAGAACGGTCCCGTCGACGTCGAGGACTTGGACCACGATGTCCGACGAGATGGACGAAGCGATGGCTGCGGCGGAGGCCACGTCCTTGTCGAGGACGCCCCCCTCCTCGTAGGCCTCGGAGAGCGTCGCGGCCGTGGAGTTTGCCACGTCCTGCATGTTCTGACGGGTGTAGGCCATAAACTGGCCCTCCCACACCACGGCGAGGACGACCACCAGCACCACGGCCGTCATCACGGCGGTGAGCGCAAAGGCAAGCGTCAGCCTCGTGGCATAGGGCCGGCCGCCCTTGGGGTCGGGCTTGATGGTGTTCCACGAACCACGAGAAGACGAGGGCCGCTCGGAGCCGCCCTCGTCCACATGCGCGTTTCTCCCAACCACAAAGCGTGCCGACATGGGCCGCCCCTACTTTTCTGCGGACTCGGCTGCCTTCTCGGGAGCCTCGAAGCGATATCCCACGCCGTGCACGGTGTAGAGCCACCGCGGGTTGCGCGGGTCGTCGCCCAACTTGGCGCGCAGGTTCTTGACATGGGAGTCAATCGTGCGCTCGTAGCCCTCGAAGTCGTAACCCAGGACCTTCTCGACGAGCTCCATGCGCGTGTAGACGCGACCGGGATAGCGTGCGAGCGTGGTGAGCAGCTTGAACTCGGAGGCGGTGAGGTCGACCTCGGAGCCCTCGACAAGAACCTTGTGGCCCGAGATGTCAATCACGAGGTCGCCAAAGTCGAGCACCTCGAGGGCGGGCTCGGCCTCGGTGTGGGCGCGACGCAAGAGGGCGCGCACGCGCGCCACGAGCTCGCGCGGCGAGAAAGGCTTGATCAGGTAGTCGTCCGCGCCCAGCTCCAGGCCAATGATGCGATCCTCGACCTCGCCCTTGGCCGTGAGCATGATGATGGGGACGTTCGAGGTCTCGCGAATGGCGCGGCAGACGCGCTCACCCGAGAGCTTGGGCAGCATGAGGTCAAGAATCACGAGGTCAAAGGAGTGCTTCTCGAACTCCTCGACCGCGCTTTGGCCGTCTCCCACGCCGCGCACGATGTAGCTCTCGCGCTCGAGGTAGGCCGCGACGGCGTCACGGATGGCCTTCTCGTCCTCAACCAGCAGGATCTTCTTCTCGTCTGAAGCCACAGCGGCCTCCTTGTTTCTTACTTGCTCTGCGTCACAGAACTAATGACCATAAGTGTCTCCTAGTGTACCCCACCAAAGCTCAGGAGATTCGCACTTACAGCTGGAAGGTACGTACCGTCACGGAGGCGGGGTATCCGGTGTCGGCATCCTTGACCGTCGAGAAGCTCACAAAGAGGTCGCAGTCGCCCGCGCGCGCCGGGAACTCCCCGTAGTCCACCACCCGATCGGCGGCGGGAAGTGATGCGTAGGTCTGGTTGGCAAGGTCGACCACCAGATACGATGAGCTGCTCTTGATGACAAAGACGTCACCCTTGCCGCAGCAGCACTCGGAGGGCTCGAGCGCGACGCGCGCGAACCCGCCCGCCGACGTTCCCAGATAGGTGCCCATCTGGCCGAGAAGCCCGCCCGAGCCGTAGTTCGCCTCCACGGACACGCAGAGGCGCTCGCCCACGCGCGTCGCCCTGAAGGGCTTAACCGTCACGGGCATCACCAGCTGGTCGAGCTTGGTGGCGAGGTCGTCGGAGAGCGAGTAGGCCGTCACGCCGTAGTAGACCCCCTCGCTCGCGCGCACGCGCGGCGCGAGCACAACGGCGTCGCCGGAGACCTCGGGCCTGGTCGCAAAGCGCCCGGGGGACTCGACGACGGACTGGGCGGAGGCGTCTCCCAGATGCCAGAGGTAGCAGAAGGAGTGCTCGGCGGTCTTGGTGCCACTCGCCGCGGGCTGGACCTGCCAGACCACGCTCGATCCCGAGACGGCGAAGGGTGCGGGATCGTAGTCGGAGGTCCCCTGCCACAGGGTGCTCGTTTCGCCCGTGAGCGTTCCCGCCGAGAAGGCCGCGGCGTAGAGGGTCCAGTCGCGCGTGGCAAGGTCGAGCTCGACCCACGCATAGGCGGCGTCCGAGCAGCGCACGTCGTAGATGGCCATCATGGCGGCGCTTCCCACCGGGGCGGACACGACCTCGCTGATCGCGCCTGACGCGAGCGAGAGGGCGGACCCCTTGACCATGGGGGTCGCCGAGGACCCCGCCGTCGTCACGGGAATCCAGCTTCCTTCGGCCGGGCGCAGGACGCTCCCCAGGGGAATCGTCCAGGTGCTCGTCGCCTCAAGCGTCGTCGAGACGCTCTCGAAGGCGTCCGTCACGCTCACCGCGGAGTCGGCGTCCACGACCACCGGGTCGGAATCCGTGGTCTCCTCGGAGGAGTGCGTGCAGCCGGCCAGAATTCCCACCGCAGCTGCGGCGGCAGTCCCTGCGGCCGTGGCTTTGAAGAAGGAGCGTCTGGTAAGCTTGGGCGCGCGCATAAGCCGTCAGCCCTCCTAGCTCGCGAGCTTCTCGGCGGCGAGAAGGGCCTTGGACATCTGATCGGCGCACGAGGTCGTGCGCCGTCCGCAGGTGTTGCCCGCGAGAAGCTCCGCGACCTCGTCGACCGAGCGTCCCTGGACCAGCCTGCTCACGGCCTTGAGGTTGCCGTTGCAGCCCCCCTCGAACGCGACGTCCTCTATGATCGTGCCGTCGTCGGAGAGATCAATGTGGATGGCACGGGCGCACACGCCGTGCGGGGTGAAGTCGTAGTGCAGCATGGTTTCCTTTCTTGAGAGGTGCTGTGGGGTGCTCCGTCTAGAAGCTGAGCTTCTCGAGCCGGTCGAAGACCACGCCCGTGTGCGTGAGGAAGGAGCGCGGATCGAAGATGGCGTCGAGCTCGTCGGCGTCCACGGTGCAGCGCGGGTCAGACTCGAGCTTCTGGCGAAACGTGGTGCCCGACTTGCACTGCTGGATCTCGCGCCAGGTGGCCATGGCGTTCTCCTGCACGATCTGGTAGGCATCCTCACGCGTGATGTTGGTCTCCACGAGGGCGAGCAGCACCTTGGAGGAGTAGATGAGACCGCGGGTCTTGTTGAGGTTGGCCAGCATCTGGGCCGGGTAGAGAATCAGGCCGTCGACGATACGGATGAGGCAGTGCAGCATGTGGTCGAGGGCAATGAAGGAGTCCGCCTGCGCCACGCGCTCGGCAGAGCTGTGCGAGATGTCGCGCTCGTGCCAGAGGGCCACGTTGTCAAAGGCCACCTGGGCGTTGGCCTTGACCACGCGCGAGAGGCCGCAGACCTTCTCGACGGTGATGGGGTTGCGCTTGTGCGGCATGGCCGAGCTGCCCTTCTGCCCCTTCCTGAACGGCTCCTCAGCCTCGAGGGTGTCGGTCTTCTGGAGGTTTCTGACCTCGGTGGCAATGCGCTCGCAGGTGGCCGCGCAGGTGGCCAGGACCCCGGCGAGGTAGGCGTGATGGTCGCGCGAGACGACCTGCGTGGAAAGGGGGTCGGCGTCAAGGCCCAGGTGCTCGCAGACATACTTCTCGACGAGGGGGTCTATGGAGGAGTAGGTGCCCACCGCGCCGGAGATGGCCCCGAAGGCCACGTTCTTGCGAGCGTCCTCGAGGCGGTCAAGGTCACGCCTGAGCTCCCAGGCCCAGCTGCCGAACTTCATGCCAAAGGTCATGGGCTCGGCGTGGATGCCGTGGGTGCGGCCCACGCACAGGGTGTCGCGCTCCTCGAAGGCGCGGCGGCGGCAGATCTCGCCGAGCTGGCGGACGTCGTCGATGAGGATGTCGGTGGCCTGGACGAGCTGGTAGCACAGGGCCGTGTCGCCCAGGTCGGAGCTCGTCATGCCAAAGTGAACCCAGCGGCTGGGCTTGAGGTCTCCCTCGGGCACGTCGGCGTCTATGTAGGAGCCCATGTTGGTGAGAAAAGCGATGACGTCATGGTTGGTGACAGCCTCGATCTGGTCGACCTCGTCCTTGTTGAACGCGGCGTGCGCGCGAATCCAGGCCGCCTCCTCGCGGGTGATGCCACTCTGGCCCAGCTCGGCCTGGGCCTCGCAGGCAAGGACCTCGATCTCCTGCCAGATGGCGTACTTGTTCTCCAGCGAGAAGATGTGACCCATCTCGGGACGGGTATAGCGATCGATCATGGGGCTCCTCCTGCAGCATTGGGCAACAGTGCGTGGGGGTTTGATTCTAGCGCAGAGACGCGGCATCACAGCGGCGTCACGCCCTTAATCGGAGGGCAACGCGGCCGGCGTCCAACATGGGGAGCCACACTACGTGCCTATGCCTCACGACCCTCGTCGGCTGCGAGAGCCGCCGTGGCCTCGGCGAGCTGGGCGACCACGGCGTCGTGACCCGTGCCACCGTAGGTCACGCGGGCGTTGGCAATGCCGGCTGGGTCGAGGTCGGCGGCTACGTCCTCGTCAAAGAGCGGGGAGGCGGCGCGAAAGTCATCGACCGAGAGGTCCCCCAGGCCGCACCCGCGCCTCTCGCAGGCAAGAACGAGCTCGCCCACCACACGGTGCGCCTCCCTAAACGGCATGCCCTTCTTGGCCAGGTAGTCGGCCACGTCCGTGGCGGCCGTGAAGCCGCGCCCCGCTTGGGCGCTCATGGCGTCGACGTTCACGGTCATGGTCTCGATCATGCCCGCGGCTATCTCCATGCAGTCGCTCAGCGTGCGCACCGCGTCGAGCGGACCCTCCTTGCACTCCTGAAGGTCCTTGTTGTACGCGAGCGGCAGTGACTTCATCGTGGTGAGCAGCGCCATGAGCTCCCCGTAGACGCGACCCGTCTTGCCGCGCGTGAGCTCGGCAAAGTCTGGGTTCTTCTTCTGCGGCATGATCGAGGACCCCGTGGAGTAGGAGTCAGACAGGATGATGAACCCAAACTCGGTGGAGCTCCACAGCACGATCTCCTCGCACAGGCGGCTTAGGTGCATCATGCTCACCGAGCACGCGTATTCGAGGTCGAGCAGGTAGTCGCGGTCGGACACGGCGTCGAGCGAGTTAGGGATCGTGCGCGAGAAGCCCAGGAGCTCCGTGGTGCGCGCGCGGTCGAGCGGGTAGGTGGTCCCGGCCAGGGCCGCGGCGCCAAGCGGATTGGCGTCTGCGGCGTCACGGGCGGCGGACAGACGGGCGAAGTCGCGCGTGAACATCCAGAAGTACGCGAGCAGGTGGTGCGACAGGAGCACCGGCTGGGCATGCTGGAGGTGCGTGTAGCCGGGCATGACCACGTCGAGGTTCTTTTCGGCAACGTCGACGAGGGCACGGCGCAGAGCGCGGTTTTCGTCCATGAGGCGCGCGCAGAGGTCCTTAGCAAGCAGGCGGATATCGGTTGCCACCTGGTCGTTACGCGAGCGGCCCGTGTGCAGGCGCGCGCCGGGTGTGCCGATGTTGGCCGTGAGGGCCCGCTCGATGGCCATGTGGACGTCCTCGTCGTTGACGTCCCAGGCAAAGGTGCCGTCCGCGATCTGCGCGGCGATCTTCTCGAGGCCAGAGTCTATCGCAGCCTGGTCCTCCAAGGAGATGATGCCCTGCTCGGCGAGCATACGCGCGTGGGCGCGTGACCCGACGACGTCCTGGGCCGCCATGGCCTTATCGACCTCGAGAGACGCACCGAACTCCTGCGTGAATGCGTCGACGCCCCTCTCGAACCTACCGCCCCACAGGGCCATGAGCCCTCCTCTCGTCTGGCTCAGCGCGTCCGCCCGGGTGCTCCCCGGCCGGCCACCGTGATTCACTGGTCTTTTTAGTCGATGGGCTGCAGGCCCGAGCCGGGGCCCTGCACGCGCGACCAGGTCTTGGACTGCAGGCCGTGGAGATCGATGAAGCCGCGGGCCGCCGTGTGATCGAAGGTGTCGCCCTCGTCATAGGTGGCCAGGTTGTAGTCGTAGAGGCTGTAGGGCGAGCGCAGGCCGTCCACGAACAGGCCACCCTTGCAGAGCTTGATGCGCACCTCGCCGGTCACGAATTTCTGCGTGTAGGCGTTGTAGGCGTCGAGGGCGTTGCGGTTCTGAGAGAACCACAGGCCGCGATAGACGGTGGACGCCCACTCGACGTCGTTCTTGGCCTTCTGCTTGAGAGTCTCGGCGTCGAGGCAGAGGGTCTCAAGGGACTGGTGCGCCTGAATGAGCAGGAGCGCGGCGGGGCACTCGTAGCACTCGCGGCTCTTGATGCCCACGACGCGGTCCTCGATCATATCGATACGGCCGAAGCCGTTGCGGCCGGCGATCTCGTTAGCCTCGATAATGAGGTCGAGCAGCGGCTTCTTCTCGCCGTTGATCGAGACGGGCACGCCGGCCTCAAAGCCGATGGTCACGGCCTCGGGGTCCGCGGGGCAGTCCTCGGGGTTGGAGGTCATCGTCCAGATGTCCGCCGGCGGGGTGTTCCAGGTGTCCTCGAGCACGCCACACTCGATGGCGCGGCCCCAGAGGTTATCGTCGATGGAATAGGGCTTCTTGTGCGTGGTCGGCACGGGCACGCCGTTGGCCTCGGCCCACTCCATCTCGGAGTCGCGCGTGGTGAGATCCCAGACGCGAACCGGGGCGATGATCTGGATCTGGGGATCGAGCGCACGGATGCAGGTCTCAAAGCGGACCTGGTCGTTGCCCTTGCCCGTGCAGCCGTGCGCGATGTACTTGGCGCCGTACTGGTGCGCGATGTCCACGAGGTGCTTGGAGATGAGCGGGCGCGAGAGGGCCGAGAGCAGCGGGTAGATGCCCTCGTACTTGCCGTTGGCCCAGATGGCCTTGGTCAGGATCTTGTCGGCGTACTCCGCGCGCATGTCGATGGCCTCAGAGGCGATGGCGCCCATGTCGAGGGCCTTCTGCTTGATCCAGCTGAGGTCCTTCTCGTCCTGGCCCACGTTTCCGCAGATGGCAACCACGTCGAGGTTCTTCTCGATCTGGAGCCACTTGACGATGACGGACGTGTCCAGACCACCGGAGTACGCGAGGACGACCTTTTCCTTCTCTGCCATGTTTCTTTCCTTTCTGGTTTTCTTGCCGTGTTGAGTCATGCGAGCGCTGCCCGACGACGCCGGGTGCCACGAGTACCTTGGGTTTGTAGCAAAACCGCCCAGAGGACCTAACGCAGCACGCGCGACATCGCGGGGCTGATTCGTCGGTTCTGGCGTCGGTTGGAGAGGGGGGCGGCGCAAGCGAGAACTGTGGTCTGCTGGCGCATCATGTGGCTTTCTCGGCCTCCCCTAGTGACTAGTGGCGCGCGGATATGTGCCGCGCGGCTGCAATCAATGGGTTGAATATAGGCCCGCGTCCCCATGGGGCGGCGCGGGCCACAGGAAACGAATTCGAGTGGAAACAATTTGCAGGGGCACCGGGCACGGTGAATGGTGCAGAAGGAGGAGTCGCGTGTAGTTTGGGCCTTCGACGCACGCTCTCTTGGAGCTTAATTCCAATCTAACGAGAAAATATGCACTATTCACAATTGCCAACAGCTGGCTTACGAAAAATACTCATTCACAATAGATGCTATCTCTCCGAGGTCAGAAAGAGCGTGTGTCGAAGGCTTAAACTGCGCGCTCTGAGCCCTTTCTTGGCAGGATGCCAGGCTTGGAACCTTGCATAGTAGGTCCTGGCGAGTTGCAGGGTCGCGCCCGTCCGTGCTTCGGGCGCTCACAAATCAAGAACCAAGGCACGCGCGAGCCGAGTTTGCTCGCGAACCCGGGGCTAGGGCAGCCCCCGTGCAGGGCTCATTCGTTCCATGGGTCTTAATTCGTCAGCAGGTAAGCAGAGGACAGGCGTGCATACCGGATTGAGGCGTTACACACCTCCCCACAGTAAGACCGAGAAAATGGGGGTTATAGGACAAAACGTGTTGCTATGACTAGTCCCAGTCCGAACGCCAGGGGACCGACTGGTGCAGATCCTGCCAGACCAGGCCATCACCCCACTCCATCGGTTCTTCGCTTCTCTGCCCGTAGGTGATGTTGCGATATGCCCGGGCGATCTGGTCATCCGTGGGCATCACCTTCAGGATCTGCGCAGCGGGCAGGGGGCACTCCGTGTGCAGATAGCACCACCAGTAGACGGCCTTGATCCTCCTGGTGGTGCTGAGGCCCCTGTGGTCCCTCAGCATGCGTCTCAGCTGGGCGTTCACGCCGCCCTCTATCCTGTTGTTCGTGGCCGGCAGAGGCCCGAGCACGCCCGTGAGGCCAGGGTCGACGTAGGTGAAGAGCGTCCCCTGCCTGACGAGGGTCGTAAGCGAGCCTCTCGCCCTGACGAGCCTCTCGTGGGTGTAGGCCAGGTGTCCGCGCTCGTCACGGGTGCGCTCGGCCAGGAACGCACCCCAGCGCGAGCACCATGACGCGTAGGAGACCATCCAGGCGGCCGCCTGCTCGGAGCTGGCAACATGCGGCAGCCGGCACGCGAGGTCATAGGGCTCGACGCCCGCCCTAAGCTTGGGACGTGAGGTGGTGTACCTTCTGACCTGGCAGAAGGCATGGAAGGTGCAACGCTGGACCCTCGTGGTGGGCCACATGCGCCTGGCGGCCTTGGCGAACCCCGAGCCGCCGTCACCCACCACCACGCCGGGAGGGGCGATGCGGGCCAGCAGGGCCGACCAGGCACGCGAGTTCTCGCTTCTTGCCACGTACCACCCGAGGACATGCTCGTCCGTGCAGGCTATGAGCACGACGACGTCGCGAGCGACCCATATCCCGTCGACGTAGACGACATCGAAGACCTCGTCCACGAGGGGAGGCAGGGGCCATATGTCCCAGAACCTGGAGGTCCTCCTCCTGAAGGTCCTCCCGCCACCCGGCAGGTCGGACTGTCTCTCACCGGAGAGCAGCCATGTCAGGAACCCGTCCAACGTCTTCGCGGAAGCATCTATCCCATGGACGAACGCTGCCCCGCAGGCGAGGCATCTCCAGCGCTGCCTCCCTGCGGTCGTCCTGCCACTCCTCTTGGTCTTGCCCCCGCAGTAGGGGCACCTCACCTTGCCCATCGGACCGCCTGCCTCCGTCGACGTCGACACAGGCAACTAACATGGCATGCTTATGGGCATTTAGCTGGGACGATAGGCGGGATCAGCAACACGTTCTGTCCATCCTCGTAGTTGGGAGGGACCAACTATAGACCCACCTTATTGGGGTGTTACCTGCAAGAACGTGACAGATCAGCAACACGTTTTGTCCTTTAACCCGAAAATGGTTAGGCAAAAAAATCCCCCACCCGCATACGAACAGGTGGGGGGATGTCTTTTAGTGGTGCACCGTCAGGGCTTCGAACCCTGGACCTTGGGATTAAAAGTCCCCTGCTCTACCAGCTGAGCTAACGGTGCGCGGTGAAGATTCTATCACGCCGTCCGAGCAATCCTACTCCCAGGCCCACTGGCCGTTCACAAAGACGGGCGTCTCGGTACCGTTGGCCGCAACGCCGTAGACGTTCATGTCGTCCGTGCCAATCATGAAGTCGACGTGCGTGCTGCTCTGGTTGACGCCGCGCGCGAGAAGGTCGTCCTTGCCCAGGTTGACGCCGCCCTCTAGACACTCGGGAAAGCCCATGCCCAGAGCCAGGTGGCAGCTGGCGTTCTCGTCATAGAGGGTGTCGTAGAAGAGCTTCTCGCTTTGGCGAATCGGCGTGTTCTTGGAGACGAGCGCGCACTCCCCCAGGCGGCAGGAGTTCTCATCCGTCTCGATGATGTGACGCAAGACCTCACGCCCCTGCTCGGCACCAAAGCCCACCACGCGACCGCCCTCGAAGCGCAGCCAGAAGTCACGGACCATCTGACCGGCGTGGATGAGCGGCAGGGCGGAGTGGACGATGCCGTCGGCGCGAAGGCGGTCAGGCGAGGTGAAGACCTCCTCGGTAGGAATGTTGGGGAAGAAGGTGACGCCACCCTGCGTGCGGCCCGCGCCGCCGTCCCAGACATGAGCGGGGTTCAAGCCGATGGTCAGGTCCGTGCCGTTAGAGGCCTCGTAGCGCAGAGCGTCAAAGTGATGGCTGTTGAGGAAGCGCTTGGTCTTCTCGAAGGAGGCGTTGTGCGTCTCCCAGGCGCTCTCGGGATCCTCCCCGTCGGCGCGCGCGACACCCAGAATGAGCACCCAGAGGCGGTAGAGGGCCTCGGCTGAAGAGACATCGGGGAAGACCTCGCTGGCCCACGCCTGCACGGGCACGCCCGCGATGCACCAGACGTTGCGCCCGAAGTCCATGCCGTCTCTGAACGAGCGGCACTCCGTGTTTCTTGCCTTGGCCGCCGCAGCGGGCTTGGCCGGATCCACGCCCTTGAAGGCCAGGGGATCCTGACCCTCCAAGAAGAGGAAGGACGCGCCCCGCTCGGCGAGCGAGTTGAGCTGCTCCACCTGCCAAGAGGGTGTGTGCTCGAAGACGGAGAGCTCGCAGTTCTCGTAAGTAAGACGGCTCACCACATCGTCGTGCCAGATGACGGTCACGTGGCCGGCACCGGACCGGTAGGCGGCACGCGTCACGCGGCGGACGAAGTCGGCGCACCCGACCGGTGACTGGAGCACGAGCTCTTGCCCGGTCCTGAGGGCGGCACCCTTCTTGACCAGAAGGTTGGCGTAGAGATCGATCTGGTCGGAGAGGGCCTCGGTGGCAAGGCGACACTCCTCGTCGGTCATGGGGATGGGGACCACGTTTGTTCCTTTCGACGCTCGGCAGTCGACGCCGGTCATGGGAGACCATGCCTCTTCTACCCACACGAAAAGGGCCCCTTGCGGGGCCCAAAGCTTCTCTGGAGCGGGTGACGGGACTCGAACCCGCGGATGCGAGCTTGGGAAGCTCGTGCCTTACCACTTGGCGACACCCGCTTGCTGGTGGCTAGTTTAACCCGCCGATGGCGCGGTGGGCAAGGAGAATCCAAAACTAACAAGAGCGGTAATAGGCAACCGGTACATTCTCGCGTATTCGCGAGACGTCCGGAGCGACTGGTAGAATCACTAGCTGTGCCAAGCTGTGCCATACGGCTCTTCATCTCAACACAGGGCACTACCCTCGTTCAAATTCGCGAGCGTGGGGGAACGGCCGCCCCACACAACAAGACGCCACGCCTCCCCACCTTCCCCGTGTCAATTAGTTGTGCACAATCTATTTGTGAAACTGCGAAGATGGATTGCGTACAATCTAGTTATGCGCGGGATGGGCCCGCACAAGCGAGAGGAGCAACCATGGCAGCATCCATCTACGACTTCACGGTCAAGGCCGTCGACGGCAGCGAGAAGAGCCTCGCTGACTACAGGGGCGAGGTGCTCCTCGTGGTCAACACTGCGACGCACTGCGGCTTCACGCCCCAGCTCGAGGGACTCGAGAAGCTTCAGCGCACCTATCACGACCAGGGGTTCGAGGTTCTCGGTTTCCCCTGCAACCAGTTCGCCAGCCAGGCTCCCGAGTCCAGCGCGGAGATCCAGGAGCAGTGCCGCCTGTCCTACGGCGTCGACTTTCCGACCTTCGCCAAGATCGACGTGAACGGAGACGCCGCCGACCCCCTCTACGCCTGGCTCAGGCAGCAAAAGGGCGGCCTCGTGGGCAATGACATCCGCTGGAACTTCACCAAGTTCCTCGT
This is a stretch of genomic DNA from Thermophilibacter immobilis. It encodes these proteins:
- a CDS encoding HAMP domain-containing sensor histidine kinase — its product is MSARFVVGRNAHVDEGGSERPSSSRGSWNTIKPDPKGGRPYATRLTLAFALTAVMTAVVLVVVLAVVWEGQFMAYTRQNMQDVANSTAATLSEAYEEGGVLDKDVASAAAIASSISSDIVVQVLDVDGTVLYDDTWARPSAASGSASHTEVTGVSAGAPAASEALVSSPVTDADGTVVGTVRLWASGSEALLTKSDASFRSNSYGAIATAAGIATVLACVIGYFVSRTVAKPIQRITSTAKQLRNGDLTARTGVGGTDEVGQLGETFDDMASTIERDLKLEHRLTGDVAHELRTPLMAMQATVEAMQDGVLPADDEHFEVVASEVRRLSRLIDAMLKLSRLENGSTEFKAERTDVVYLVKSLVSSQHQLFHERGLHLRFVDETAHGELYADVDPDLLREAIVNLMSNAMRYTNEDGWIKVSLRQDKADFLVSVQDTGIGIAKEDIPQAFSRFWRSDVSRERVSGGLGVGLSITKEIVDRHNGTILVESELGKGTIFTIRIPQNRQRRSLAQTLQEK
- a CDS encoding response regulator transcription factor, giving the protein MASDEKKILLVEDEKAIRDAVAAYLERESYIVRGVGDGQSAVEEFEKHSFDLVILDLMLPKLSGERVCRAIRETSNVPIIMLTAKGEVEDRIIGLELGADDYLIKPFSPRELVARVRALLRRAHTEAEPALEVLDFGDLVIDISGHKVLVEGSEVDLTASEFKLLTTLARYPGRVYTRMELVEKVLGYDFEGYERTIDSHVKNLRAKLGDDPRNPRWLYTVHGVGYRFEAPEKAAESAEK
- a CDS encoding Tat pathway signal protein translates to MRAPKLTRRSFFKATAAGTAAAAAVGILAGCTHSSEETTDSDPVVVDADSAVSVTDAFESVSTTLEATSTWTIPLGSVLRPAEGSWIPVTTAGSSATPMVKGSALSLASGAISEVVSAPVGSAAMMAIYDVRCSDAAYAWVELDLATRDWTLYAAAFSAGTLTGETSTLWQGTSDYDPAPFAVSGSSVVWQVQPAASGTKTAEHSFCYLWHLGDASAQSVVESPGRFATRPEVSGDAVVLAPRVRASEGVYYGVTAYSLSDDLATKLDQLVMPVTVKPFRATRVGERLCVSVEANYGSGGLLGQMGTYLGTSAGGFARVALEPSECCCGKGDVFVIKSSSSYLVVDLANQTYASLPAADRVVDYGEFPARAGDCDLFVSFSTVKDADTGYPASVTVRTFQL
- a CDS encoding TIGR03905 family TSCPD domain-containing protein; this translates as MLHYDFTPHGVCARAIHIDLSDDGTIIEDVAFEGGCNGNLKAVSRLVQGRSVDEVAELLAGNTCGRRTTSCADQMSKALLAAEKLAS
- the purB gene encoding adenylosuccinate lyase yields the protein MIDRYTRPEMGHIFSLENKYAIWQEIEVLACEAQAELGQSGITREEAAWIRAHAAFNKDEVDQIEAVTNHDVIAFLTNMGSYIDADVPEGDLKPSRWVHFGMTSSDLGDTALCYQLVQATDILIDDVRQLGEICRRRAFEERDTLCVGRTHGIHAEPMTFGMKFGSWAWELRRDLDRLEDARKNVAFGAISGAVGTYSSIDPLVEKYVCEHLGLDADPLSTQVVSRDHHAYLAGVLATCAATCERIATEVRNLQKTDTLEAEEPFRKGQKGSSAMPHKRNPITVEKVCGLSRVVKANAQVAFDNVALWHERDISHSSAERVAQADSFIALDHMLHCLIRIVDGLILYPAQMLANLNKTRGLIYSSKVLLALVETNITREDAYQIVQENAMATWREIQQCKSGTTFRQKLESDPRCTVDADELDAIFDPRSFLTHTGVVFDRLEKLSF
- the argH gene encoding argininosuccinate lyase, translating into MALWGGRFERGVDAFTQEFGASLEVDKAMAAQDVVGSRAHARMLAEQGIISLEDQAAIDSGLEKIAAQIADGTFAWDVNDEDVHMAIERALTANIGTPGARLHTGRSRNDQVATDIRLLAKDLCARLMDENRALRRALVDVAEKNLDVVMPGYTHLQHAQPVLLSHHLLAYFWMFTRDFARLSAARDAADANPLGAAALAGTTYPLDRARTTELLGFSRTIPNSLDAVSDRDYLLDLEYACSVSMMHLSRLCEEIVLWSSTEFGFIILSDSYSTGSSIMPQKKNPDFAELTRGKTGRVYGELMALLTTMKSLPLAYNKDLQECKEGPLDAVRTLSDCMEIAAGMIETMTVNVDAMSAQAGRGFTAATDVADYLAKKGMPFREAHRVVGELVLACERRGCGLGDLSVDDFRAASPLFDEDVAADLDPAGIANARVTYGGTGHDAVVAQLAEATAALAADEGREA
- a CDS encoding argininosuccinate synthase, translated to MAEKEKVVLAYSGGLDTSVIVKWLQIEKNLDVVAICGNVGQDEKDLSWIKQKALDMGAIASEAIDMRAEYADKILTKAIWANGKYEGIYPLLSALSRPLISKHLVDIAHQYGAKYIAHGCTGKGNDQVRFETCIRALDPQIQIIAPVRVWDLTTRDSEMEWAEANGVPVPTTHKKPYSIDDNLWGRAIECGVLEDTWNTPPADIWTMTSNPEDCPADPEAVTIGFEAGVPVSINGEKKPLLDLIIEANEIAGRNGFGRIDMIEDRVVGIKSRECYECPAALLLIQAHQSLETLCLDAETLKQKAKNDVEWASTVYRGLWFSQNRNALDAYNAYTQKFVTGEVRIKLCKGGLFVDGLRSPYSLYDYNLATYDEGDTFDHTAARGFIDLHGLQSKTWSRVQGPGSGLQPID
- a CDS encoding IS1249 family transposase → MGKVRCPYCGGKTKRSGRTTAGRQRWRCLACGAAFVHGIDASAKTLDGFLTWLLSGERQSDLPGGGRTFRRRTSRFWDIWPLPPLVDEVFDVVYVDGIWVARDVVVLIACTDEHVLGWYVARSENSRAWSALLARIAPPGVVVGDGGSGFAKAARRMWPTTRVQRCTFHAFCQVRRYTTSRPKLRAGVEPYDLACRLPHVASSEQAAAWMVSYASWCSRWGAFLAERTRDERGHLAYTHERLVRARGSLTTLVRQGTLFTYVDPGLTGVLGPLPATNNRIEGGVNAQLRRMLRDHRGLSTTRRIKAVYWWCYLHTECPLPAAQILKVMPTDDQIARAYRNITYGQRSEEPMEWGDGLVWQDLHQSVPWRSDWD
- a CDS encoding aminopeptidase; translated protein: MVPIPMTDEECRLATEALSDQIDLYANLLVKKGAALRTGQELVLQSPVGCADFVRRVTRAAYRSGAGHVTVIWHDDVVSRLTYENCELSVFEHTPSWQVEQLNSLAERGASFLFLEGQDPLAFKGVDPAKPAAAAKARNTECRSFRDGMDFGRNVWCIAGVPVQAWASEVFPDVSSAEALYRLWVLILGVARADGEDPESAWETHNASFEKTKRFLNSHHFDALRYEASNGTDLTIGLNPAHVWDGGAGRTQGGVTFFPNIPTEEVFTSPDRLRADGIVHSALPLIHAGQMVRDFWLRFEGGRVVGFGAEQGREVLRHIIETDENSCRLGECALVSKNTPIRQSEKLFYDTLYDENASCHLALGMGFPECLEGGVNLGKDDLLARGVNQSSTHVDFMIGTDDMNVYGVAANGTETPVFVNGQWAWE